From the bacterium genome, the window GGCCAGCCATCGAGGTAATGGATGGACCCGATGACGTAATCGAACTCCGAACTCTCGATGATCTGCCGGATTTCATCATTCTTTCCGGGAACCATATCCATCTCACACCCGAGCCGAATGGTGATACGCCCCTCGTAGCGGTGCTGCAATTCACGGACACGGCCGATGTACACAGGCAAATCCGCATATCCCATGCATAAGTGCGGTTCCGGCATCACCGGCATGTGATCCGAAAAACCGATTTCTTCAAGCCCCAGTTCTACCGCCCGCTCCACATAGCTTTCCATGTCGCCGACGGCATGGTTGCACAAGGTGGTATGGATATGATAATCGGGCAGCACGGAAATCGACTGATTCCTCATTTGCAGAGCCCCTTTTCAAACCGTTCACGGGTGCAGCGGGGATCGGACCATGTATGTCCTATACGTGAGGCGACACTCTGAATATAGTCGTACGCCGGTTTTATCAGATTTCTGTCGCTGATGTGCTCCAGGGAAAATGTTTTCCATGGTTCGAGCTGTGTGGACACTTTTATGAGCGCCTCATGATCGAACAGGCCTGTACCCATTTTCGCCTCGTCGATGTGCACGACGAGGAGCTTGTCCTGAACCATGACATCCTTGACATGGAACACCCCGATCCTGTCCCCGAGCGTCGCGACGGCGCACCGTACAAAACGGCCCGAATCGTAGACACGTTCGGCGTTCATGTGGTTGACCGAGTCGAAAACAACCTTCACGTACGGCGAATCGATGCGGTCGACAAACTCCTTCATCCGCTCGATATTGTTTATTATTGTCCACTGTGTCGTTTCGGGGCAGATCGTAACTCCGTTGTCTTCCGCAGCCGGGACCAGCTCCCGTGTGTTCTCGATGAACAGGTCGAGCGATTTCTGGGAAAAATTGTCGGGGTGATGCATCCACCGGTTGGCCGGATCCCAGCTCCCGCCGGAAATCCGTATGGTCGGGCATCCCAGTTTTCCGGCGATGCGCAGTACCTTTGCCAGATCGCGTTTATATTCCCGGCAGACGGCGGGATCGGGATGAAAGGTCGTTCTTCCCCCGCCGAAGGGCCCGGGCATGAGACCCGCATCATTGATAATGTTCTTCGCGCGGTCGATGTCCGCATCGGTGGCTTCGGCATCGCCCGAATTGATACCGACAACACGGAATCCCATGTCATAGTAGACTTTTGCCTCTTCGGGCTTCATATCTTTCAACGGGCCGCCAAACCCGTCATTCCAGCACAGTCTCATGTTATATCCTTTTTGAATTCATGAATCGACCGGGTTAACCGCCGCATCGCTGTCGAGTCCGGTCAGGAAATCCATTCCCTTCCGTTTCATGAGATCACGGAACATCAATGCATTTCGTACGGCATATCCCTGATGACAGTTGTTGAAAAACGCGTAGAGTTTCCAGACCGTTTTTTCGAGCTCCTCCACTTTATCGATCCATTCACCGAGCTCATCTTCCGAATAATTGTAATCGTACCGGTCACCCGAATCTCCCCACCATGTTTCCCTGTTCCTGCCATGAAACCGAACATAGGCTTTATCACCCGTCGCCACGGCAACCGGCGGCATCATGTTTCCCATCGGGGGCTCATCCACCGAGACAAAAAAGAGCCCCGACCTTCTCAGAAAGTCGAAGACTTCATCACGGTTCCAGCTGTCGTGACGGAACTCGACAAAAAGGGGTGCATCGTTGTAACGATCCGACATCTCGGCAAGATAACGCCTGTTCTCCTGCGTATTCCGGAACCGCCAGGGAAACTGAGCCAGTATTCCCGAAAGACGCCCGGACTCCCTGATCGGTGCCAGAGATTCCGCGAATGACGGGTAAATATCGGCATCCTTGAGATCGTGGGTCGTTGCCTTGTTGGTTTTCACCATGAACTCGAAGGTATCGGGAGTCGCGCCGACCATGCGTTCGAATGTTTTCGGCGATGGTATTCCATAATACGTCGTATTTATCTCGACCGCGGAAAAATAGCGGGCATAATACCCGAGCATATCGGCTGGTTTTATATCCCCGGGATAAAAAACACCCTTCCAGTCCCTGAAGCTGAAACCAGATGTTCCGATGGCAATCATACCGTGGGCACTCTCATGGTTAGCGTTTCCGGCCGGTACGGATGTTCCGGGCATTCCAGCTTTTCAGCACCGGTTCAAAGGGAGGAACCGCAATGCCTTTTTCCGAAACGATCGCGGATATATTCTCCGCCGGTGTCACATCGAAGGCGGGATTGTAAAATGATACGTCGCAAGGAGCGGTCCGGACACCGTTGATGGTATTAATCTCGGAAGCGTCACGCTCCTCTATGGGAATTCCGGCGCCGGAAGCGATGGAAAAGTCGAAACTGGTCAGCGGCGCCGCCACATAAAACGGTACGCCATGCTCACGGGCGCAGACGGAAAGGCCGTATGTTCCGATTTTATTTGCTGTATCGCCGTTAACCGCTATTCTGTCAGCCCCGACGATGACGTGATTTATCCTTCCCTCCCTGAGCACTGCCGCAGCCATGTTGTCGCAGATAACGGTAACATCCACGCCGTTTTTCGCCAGTTCCCACGCAGTGAGACGGGCCCCCTGCAGAAGAGGGCGGGTTTCATCGGCATACACACGGATGTGTTTCCCCTCCCCGATGGCGGCATACACGATACCGAGCGCGGTGCCGTAACCCGATGTCGCCAGTCCTCCGGCATTACAGTGCGTAAGTACCGTATCGCCATCGGAAAGCAATTCCGCGCCATGACAGGAAAGCTCACGGCATATCCTGTCGTCTTCCTCGTGGATGGCTCGCGCCGTATCAAGAAGCACCTTCACCGGGTCGGAGGATTCAAACGCCGTATCGATTTCCGACTCCATACGGTCGAGCGCATAAAAAAGGTTCACCGCCGTGGGACGCGTCCCCCGGAGACGTGTAATCGAAGACCGGATATAATCCCTGTCGCATTTCTCCAGAGCCGCGACAACAACTCCATAGGCCGCCGCAACACCTATTGCGGGTGCGCCACGGACAGCAAGGGTTTTGATGGCGTCGCAGACTTCCCCGGTCTTTCTGAGTAGTATCCGTACCTCGCGTACGGGAAGGAGACGCTGATCGATGATATCGAGGGCGTTGTCAGTCCAGCGGAGCGTTTCGACAGGCATACGGGATTCCTCGCTCCTCAGAAAGAGGTTATGGCGCGGAAGCGATCCATGCGCTTTTCCACATCCGCAAACGTTATATCTCTCAAGGCATCGAGACTGAAATCCTCGACACCGAACGATGCCACAAGCCCGCCGTATACAACGGCTTTTTTGAGCGCTTCGGTTGTGGTCGATCCCGTTCTGGCGCAGTATCCCATCACCGCCCCGGCAAATGTATCGCCCGCGCCGGTGGGATCGGCGACCGTTTCGACCGGATAGGCGGGAATGGTAAAAAATGTATCGTTACCAAACAGCAGCGACCCGTGTTCCCCCTTTTTGATTATTACCGAATGCGGTCCCATGGTGAGGAGTATGCGGCCAGCTTTCAGAAGATTGGATGCGCCGGTAAGAATCTGCGCTTCGGAATCGTTGATAAAGAGAAGGTCGATTCTCTTCAAAACATCGCATAGCCCGGCGGAATTACCGCTGATGTAGCATTCCATCGTGTCCAGGGCGACAAACCGCGGATTCTCGGTCTGGTCAAGCACCTGCATCTGGAGCTCGGGGCCGATATTGCCGAGGAAAACGTACGGCGCTTTACGGGCGGTATCATTGAGAACGGGATTAAAATCCTGAAACACGTTGAGCTCGAGGTTTGTAGTCCGGCGTTTATTCATATCGAGTTCATATTCTCCCGACCATCTGAACGTTTTACCGCCTCCGATTACATGCAGATTATCGAGATTCACTCCGCGCCGTTCGAGAAACTCGATCTCTTCACGGGGAAAATCGTCCCCGACAACTCCCACAAGGTGCACCGGAGCGAAGAGAGAAGCGGCAGCGGAAAAATAAAGCGCCGAACCACCGGGAGCATTGGTAACCGACCCCGCTTCGGTGACAACATCATCGAGGGCGATGGAGCCTACTGCAACGATACTCATAAAATACCCCGACAGGTAGAAATGGTTGATATGATTTATTCAATAATATTTTTCACGCAAACCTTGAGAACTGTGATGGATTCCTGTTTCCACGGGAATGACACTGTAACGGGTAAAATACATCTCATATGGAAGTTTTATACACTGACCGGATAACCGGAATAAATTATTATTCCGCGTTTGATCCGTGTAAATCCGTGTCTAATAAAATCTGATTATCCGGGTTAATAGTCCGTTTCGATTTTACGAACCCCGGCATCGTCCCAGAGCTTTTCAATGGAATAATACGTCCGTGTTCCGGCATCGAAAACATGCACGACGATATCGACATAATCAAGCAGAATCCATTTTTGTGCCTCATACCCCTCGACATGCCACGGTTTGATGCTGTAATTATTTTTCAGCTTTTCCCTGACTTCATCGGCGATTGCCTTCACATGAACGGAAGAATTGCCGGTGGCAATGATAAAAAAGTCCGAAACACTGGTAATATTCCGCAGATCGAGCACAACGATATCTTCACCCTTCTTTTCCATGATAAGATCAACGATACGGTCAACATTCTGCTCTGTATCGTGATTCAGACTCACATTCAATCTTTACCCTCCTCTTTGAAAAGACTCAGGGTATCCCAGTCACGACCTATTATAAAAACGATATCTTCAATAATATATGGATTATCGGAGTGCTGGTTTATTATTTCCCTGATACCGGTCTTGTCCGCAATCATCCGCACTTTACGGGCATCCCCTCTCCGGTCGACGATAACCGAAACATCAAAATCGAATGAATCGGCGTTTCCTCCCATTCCATTGACAACATCGAATCCCTCATCGCGAAGCCTGCGGGCGCACAATGACGCAAGGCCCTCTCTTCCGCAGCCGTTCAGCACGGCAACCCTGACAAGTGAATCGAACTTCACCGGGGGCTTGGCCTCCTGACGGCGTTGTGAGTTATTGAGAATTATAAGCGAACCGAGAGAAAGACAGAGCACTGTGGCGGACACCAGTACGGTAATTTTGGTTATCGTGGTCATGCCATCTATAGAGGAGATACCTGTTCCGCTGAAATAAAAAAAGGGATTACGCAGTTATACTACGTATCCCGTCGAATAACATCAATATGCCTGAAAAACAGAGCCCATACACTGAAAATTTTCTTAAAACCCCATATAAGGTGAATATCCGAACCTGTCATACCCATAACCGTAAGGGCTGTTATATGAATAGGGATTATTCATCGAGCTGTAATCCCTGTAGAAAAATCCTATGACAGTATTTTTAAACGGCTTGTATACAAGATCGAAGGAGGGAATATAGACCCTCCCGCCATTAAGATCGTTATAACCGGAATAGTTTTTATCGCCGAAGAGCTGCGCGTTCTGTGACTGGTAGGCCACACGGAGCCTCATGGTCAGCGGCATGTTGAACCGGTATTCCATCGTGTTCAGATACATTCCCATCATTGTACCGTTTCCGCCCACCGAGGAAAAATTCATCGAATACTGCTGTTTCATGGTAAAACGCTCGGGATCGAGCAGGCTCAGTTTTTTCAGGCTGAGATTGGGTTTCAGCGGTAACTGGAAAACGCTTTTTCCTTTGGAATCCGAAACAGCGTACGGCTGTGAATAAGCGGAAAGAGCTGTGAACATCATGGCGGTTAACACGCATCCTAAAATTACCAGTCTATTGTTTCGCATCGGCGTACCTCACAGTTGTGTTCAACTGATATACTGCATGGTAATTAACATTGTTTCGTGTGTCATGTCAAGTGTGAATTGGAATAAATTTATAACAGGCGTCCCTTCTTCCGATACACAGGTTATTTTCTCCTGGTTACGGTGTTATTGTGGTCAAGAAAAACCGTTTTTTGTCTGAAATTCATCCTTTCATTGTCATCGACAACGGCATACGAAAGAATATGCACCCGGTCGCCTTTTTGCCCGAGCCGCGCCGCCGGTCCGTTAAGACCGATTATCCCGGATTTTTTCTCCGCGCATATTACATAGGTCTCGAACCGCTCGCCATTATTGAGGTTGACAACCTGGACGCGTTCATGTTCAACGATGTCGGTCATTATCAAAAAATCTTCGTCTATCGAGATGCTGCCTTCGTATTCAAGATCAGCCTGGGTTATAGTCGCATTATGAATTTTGGATTTCAGGATTATTCTCTGCATGGCATCCTTCTGATTTTCTACTGGTTTTTCACTGAAATTCCCGACATCCGGTATCCGGTTCCAACCGTATACAGTCTTCCGGGAGCGTCCGGGTTAACGTGTGCCGCAACGATCTCGCAGGCAAAAATCACATGGTCGCCGGTTTTTATCTCCCCGGTAATCCGGCCTTCGAAATTCGCGACCGCATCGTCCATAAGGACACAGTCAACCAAGCTTGCAGGAGCGGTTCTGACATCCGAAAGCGCCAGTTTATCGGTATCCCGCCCCGATCGTGTCCCAAAAAAGAGCGCCGCTTCAGCCTGATTCTCGGACGGATAAGCGATGACACATTCCTTCGCCTCACGGAGCACATCGAGCGAATACCGTGTCACCCCCACGGAGAAAGCCATCATGGGTGGCTCATGCGAGGTAAGCATGGTCCAGCCGATTGTAATGGGATTGACCCTGCCCGAGTGCTCCTTCGCAAGAACGATCACAACCTGTTCGGGATATTTTTTCACGATCGCTTTGGTAAACGGCGTTTCGATCTGCATACGTCACCCTTTCTTTCCGTGCAGCACAATATTATCGATGAGCCGCGTCTTGCCGAACCACACCGCTACAGCAAGAAGCGCGTTTTCACCGATCCGCTCGACATGCGATATCTCATCGGGATCGACAATATAAACGTAATCGATTTTTGCGCCGTCGGTCTTTCTTATTGTGCTGCGGACTTTCCGGATAATATCGTTCGACGAGGTTACACCCGAAGCCACACTATCCGCCGCCAAACAGAGGGATCGATAAAGTACGGTTGCGCTGCTGCGCTGCTCGGGGGTCAGGTACCTGTTCCGCGAGCTCATCGCAAGGCCGTCGGGCTCGCGGACGACAGGGCTTACCTCAATTGTGACCGGTATGTTGAGATCCCTGACCATGCGTTTTACCACGGCCACCTGCTGGGCATCCTTCTGGCCGAAAACGGCCATATGCGGATTTACAATGGCAAAAAGTTTCGCAACAACCGTGGTCACCCCGCGGAAATGTGTAGGCCGGGAATGGCCGCAGAGCTCTTTGGTAAGGTTTTCGACAATTATATAGGTCGCGTATCCCCCGGGATACATGTCCCTGGATTCGGGAGCGAAAATTAGATCGGCGCCGACCGATTCAATCGCGCGGGCATCGCTTTCGAGATCGCGGGGATATTTCCTGAAATCTTCACCGGGGCTGAACTGGGTGGGATTGACAAAAATGCTTACCACAACGAAATCGGACAGTTCTCGTGCGCGCCTGACAAGGCTCAGGTGCCCCTCGTGGACGGCGCCCATTGTGGGCACGAACCCGACCGTTTTACCTTCGGCGCGCTTCCGTTCCGAAACGAGCCGCATCTCATCTATGTCTGTTACTACATCTATCATGGTACTTTTTCAACGTTTCAGCGTAAAGAATGTTCGCTGTTTTTTTCACAGCAACACTATCAGAGCAGGCTTGTCGAAAAATATCGTTCTGCTCTGTCCGGGAGCACGGTTACGACACGGCTTCCCGGCCCGAGTTTTTTCCCGACCCGAATCGCCGCCCAGACATTCGCTCCCGAGGAAGTCCCCGCAAGAATGCCCTCGATGCGCGCCAGACTGCGGGTTGTTTCAATCGCATCATCATCGGTCACCGTGACAACCTCGTCGATAAGGCTGACATCCAGAACCGGCGGAACAAATCCATCGCCAATACCCTGTATGACATGCAGACCGGGCTCATGGCCGAGGAGTGCCGCGGAGTTCGCCGGCTCCACCGCGACGATATGCACGTTTTTGAGCCGCTCCTTGAGATAACGCCCGACACCGCCGAGAGTTCCGCCGCTTCCCACACCGGCGACAAACGCATCGACGCGGCCTTCCATCTGGTCCCAGATTTCAACGGCGGTTTCTTTATAGTGGGCTTCGGGATTCCGCGGATTTTCGAACTGCCCGACCTTGAACGAATCCGGTGTTCTGGCGATAAGCTCCTCGGCTTTTTCCACGGCTCCGGTAATACTCGTCTCTTTCGGTGTAAGGATAAGTTCGGCTCCGAGCGCGACAACGATTTTCTTGCGTTCCTCGCTCATGTCCTCGGGCATGACGATTATGACACGATATCCCTTGAGCTTTCCGACCAGCGCGACGCCGATGCCGGTGTTTCCGGATGTCGCTTCGATGATTGTCGAAGACGGTTTCAGCAGCCCTTTCTGCTCGGCATCCTCGATAATCCAGCGCGCCACACGGTCTTTGATCGAACCCCCGGGATTTAAAAACTCCGCTTTCGCATACACCGTGCCCCTGTTGATCCTTTTAAGACGGAGCATGGGTGTATTGCCAATTAAATCAAGAATAGTATCTGCAACGTTCATAATTTCCTTTATCCCCTGATAATGAGGGTAACAGTAAGCGGTCGTATCGAAACGGCAGGCTCAATATCCGCGCGCCTGCTTGAGATCGAACTGCTCGTTGTTGATAAAATCCTGCACATCGTATGTGGTGACAAGCACTTCGTTTTCAAGTACTTTTACCGTTCTGATACCGGCATTGATAATAAGGCGGGTACAGATTTTACAGGGCCGGGCTCCCGAAACGATTTCACCGTTCTCGGCATCCAGAC encodes:
- a CDS encoding sugar phosphate isomerase/epimerase; the protein is MRLCWNDGFGGPLKDMKPEEAKVYYDMGFRVVGINSGDAEATDADIDRAKNIINDAGLMPGPFGGGRTTFHPDPAVCREYKRDLAKVLRIAGKLGCPTIRISGGSWDPANRWMHHPDNFSQKSLDLFIENTRELVPAAEDNGVTICPETTQWTIINNIERMKEFVDRIDSPYVKVVFDSVNHMNAERVYDSGRFVRCAVATLGDRIGVFHVKDVMVQDKLLVVHIDEAKMGTGLFDHEALIKVSTQLEPWKTFSLEHISDRNLIKPAYDYIQSVASRIGHTWSDPRCTRERFEKGLCK
- a CDS encoding DUF72 domain-containing protein; translated protein: MPGTSVPAGNANHESAHGMIAIGTSGFSFRDWKGVFYPGDIKPADMLGYYARYFSAVEINTTYYGIPSPKTFERMVGATPDTFEFMVKTNKATTHDLKDADIYPSFAESLAPIRESGRLSGILAQFPWRFRNTQENRRYLAEMSDRYNDAPLFVEFRHDSWNRDEVFDFLRRSGLFFVSVDEPPMGNMMPPVAVATGDKAYVRFHGRNRETWWGDSGDRYDYNYSEDELGEWIDKVEELEKTVWKLYAFFNNCHQGYAVRNALMFRDLMKRKGMDFLTGLDSDAAVNPVDS
- the mtnA gene encoding S-methyl-5-thioribose-1-phosphate isomerase — protein: MPVETLRWTDNALDIIDQRLLPVREVRILLRKTGEVCDAIKTLAVRGAPAIGVAAAYGVVVAALEKCDRDYIRSSITRLRGTRPTAVNLFYALDRMESEIDTAFESSDPVKVLLDTARAIHEEDDRICRELSCHGAELLSDGDTVLTHCNAGGLATSGYGTALGIVYAAIGEGKHIRVYADETRPLLQGARLTAWELAKNGVDVTVICDNMAAAVLREGRINHVIVGADRIAVNGDTANKIGTYGLSVCAREHGVPFYVAAPLTSFDFSIASGAGIPIEERDASEINTINGVRTAPCDVSFYNPAFDVTPAENISAIVSEKGIAVPPFEPVLKSWNARNIRTGRKR
- a CDS encoding PfkB family carbohydrate kinase, which gives rise to MSIVAVGSIALDDVVTEAGSVTNAPGGSALYFSAAASLFAPVHLVGVVGDDFPREEIEFLERRGVNLDNLHVIGGGKTFRWSGEYELDMNKRRTTNLELNVFQDFNPVLNDTARKAPYVFLGNIGPELQMQVLDQTENPRFVALDTMECYISGNSAGLCDVLKRIDLLFINDSEAQILTGASNLLKAGRILLTMGPHSVIIKKGEHGSLLFGNDTFFTIPAYPVETVADPTGAGDTFAGAVMGYCARTGSTTTEALKKAVVYGGLVASFGVEDFSLDALRDITFADVEKRMDRFRAITSF
- the rsfS gene encoding ribosome silencing factor — encoded protein: MSLNHDTEQNVDRIVDLIMEKKGEDIVVLDLRNITSVSDFFIIATGNSSVHVKAIADEVREKLKNNYSIKPWHVEGYEAQKWILLDYVDIVVHVFDAGTRTYYSIEKLWDDAGVRKIETDY
- a CDS encoding LytR C-terminal domain-containing protein; protein product: MTTITKITVLVSATVLCLSLGSLIILNNSQRRQEAKPPVKFDSLVRVAVLNGCGREGLASLCARRLRDEGFDVVNGMGGNADSFDFDVSVIVDRRGDARKVRMIADKTGIREIINQHSDNPYIIEDIVFIIGRDWDTLSLFKEEGKD
- a CDS encoding aspartate 1-decarboxylase, with the translated sequence MQRIILKSKIHNATITQADLEYEGSISIDEDFLIMTDIVEHERVQVVNLNNGERFETYVICAEKKSGIIGLNGPAARLGQKGDRVHILSYAVVDDNERMNFRQKTVFLDHNNTVTRRK
- a CDS encoding flavin reductase family protein, whose amino-acid sequence is MQIETPFTKAIVKKYPEQVVIVLAKEHSGRVNPITIGWTMLTSHEPPMMAFSVGVTRYSLDVLREAKECVIAYPSENQAEAALFFGTRSGRDTDKLALSDVRTAPASLVDCVLMDDAVANFEGRITGEIKTGDHVIFACEIVAAHVNPDAPGRLYTVGTGYRMSGISVKNQ
- the panC gene encoding pantoate--beta-alanine ligase, which codes for MDVVTDIDEMRLVSERKRAEGKTVGFVPTMGAVHEGHLSLVRRARELSDFVVVSIFVNPTQFSPGEDFRKYPRDLESDARAIESVGADLIFAPESRDMYPGGYATYIIVENLTKELCGHSRPTHFRGVTTVVAKLFAIVNPHMAVFGQKDAQQVAVVKRMVRDLNIPVTIEVSPVVREPDGLAMSSRNRYLTPEQRSSATVLYRSLCLAADSVASGVTSSNDIIRKVRSTIRKTDGAKIDYVYIVDPDEISHVERIGENALLAVAVWFGKTRLIDNIVLHGKKG
- the cysK gene encoding cysteine synthase A, with the protein product MNVADTILDLIGNTPMLRLKRINRGTVYAKAEFLNPGGSIKDRVARWIIEDAEQKGLLKPSSTIIEATSGNTGIGVALVGKLKGYRVIIVMPEDMSEERKKIVVALGAELILTPKETSITGAVEKAEELIARTPDSFKVGQFENPRNPEAHYKETAVEIWDQMEGRVDAFVAGVGSGGTLGGVGRYLKERLKNVHIVAVEPANSAALLGHEPGLHVIQGIGDGFVPPVLDVSLIDEVVTVTDDDAIETTRSLARIEGILAGTSSGANVWAAIRVGKKLGPGSRVVTVLPDRAERYFSTSLL